GCGGGACATCCGGATCCTTCCCCGGGAAGCGCTCGTGCTCGTGGTCGATCGCCTGGCGCAGCACCGTGAGGGAGTGCTCGTACACGTCCTTGTGGTGATGGTGCTCGTCCACCTCGAGGCGCAGCGCCGACACCTCCGGAAGGAACTCCTCGATCAACTCCGTCTCGACGAGCACGCGGATGCCGGACACCGGATCGTCCGTCGCGAGCAGCCGCGTGAGCTCGCCCTGGATCCGCTCCGGGCTCACGATCGACAGCGTCTGGCGCAGCGCCTCGATCGCGGAGAGCGTGCCGTGCTCGACCTCGAAGTTCAGCTGGGATGCAAAGCGCGCGGCGCGCAGCATGCGGAGGGGATCGTCGCCGAAGCTGATGCGCGGGTCGATCGGAGTGCGCAGGACGCCGGCGACGAGGTCCTCGACACCGCCGGTGGGGTCGATCAGCTTGACCTCGGGCACGCGCAGCGCCATGGCGTTGACCGTGAAGTCGCGGCGCACGAGGTCGGCCTCGAGCGTGTCGCCGAACTCCACGGCGGGCTTGCGCGTGACGCCGTCGTAGCTGTCGGCGCGGTAGGTCGTGATCTCGACCTGCTCGCCGCGCACGCGGGCGCCGATCGTGCCGAACGCGCGGCCGATGTCCCACTGCGCCGAGGAGATCGGCGTGATGATCCGCAGGATGTCGTCGGGACGCGCGTCCGTCGTGAAGTCGAGGTCGTGCGTCGCGCGGCCGAGCAGCGCATCGCGCACCGGACCGCCGACGATCGCGAGATCGTGCCCCGCGTCGGCGAACGCGCGGGCGAGCGCCGACACCACCGGCGAGGCCGCCAGGTCGCCGAGACGCGCGACACCGTCGGCCATGTTGAGCATGGGTTCCAGTCTAGAGAGGCCGCGTCGTGCCGAGCCGACCCCGCGTCGCCACGGGTGGGCCCACCGCTAGCCTGGCGGGATGACGGCGATCCTGCTCGCGCTCGCATCCGCCGCCGCATACGGCGTCTCCGACTTCTTCGGAGGACTCTTCTCGAAGCGCCACAGCGCCTGGACCATTGCGTTCTGGGGGCAGCTCGGCGCTCTGCTCACCGCGGGGCTGCTGGCGCTGTGGGTCGGCGGCCGCCCCCAGCCGCCGGATTTCCTGTGGGCGGGCGTGGCCGGTGTCGGGTCGGCGCTCGGCACGGCGTTCCTGTATCGCGGACTGGCCGGCGGCCGGATGAGCGTAGTCGCCCCGATCTCGGCCGTGGTGAGCGCAGCCGTGCCGATCGTCGTCGGCGTCGCGACGGGGGAGCGGCCGGCCGCTCTCACGTGGGTCGGCATCGCCGTGGGGCTCGTGGCGATCTGGCTCGTGGCGCGGGCTCCGGATCCCGCGGGCGGGACGCGCGAGGGCGCGGCGGCATCCGTCCGCGACGGCGTGATCGCGGGCGCGGGCTTCGGCGCCTACTTCGCCGCGATCGGTCAGGTGCGCGAGGAAGCCGGCCTGTGGCCCAACGCGGCGAGCATGGTGGTCGCCGCGTTGGTGCTGCTCGGCGTCCTGCTCGCCGTGCGCGCACCGCTGCGGCTGCCGCCGCGTCGCGCCGGTCTGGCGCTGCTGCCCGGCGTTCTCGGCGCGGTCGCGCTCACGCTGTTCCTGCTCGCCTCGCAGGCGGGCCTGCTCACCGTGGTCGCGGTGATCGCGTCGCTCTACCCCGCCGCGACCGTGATCCTCGCCGCCGCCGTGCTGCACGAGCGCATCCACCGCGGCCAGGCCGTCGGGCTCGCCGCGTGCGCGGCGGCGGTCGCGCTGGTCGCGGTGGGGTAGCCGCGCCGGCGCAGGCTCAGGCGAACGTCAGGAATCCGTCGACGAGCAGCTCCCGCACGCGCGGCAGCAGCTCGGCGCGCAGGGCGGATCCGTCCGCCTCCAGCAGGTCGGCGATGGCCGCGATGAGCGGGCCCACCGGCAGGTCGCCGTCGCACGCTCCCACGAGCGCCGCGAGCCCCGGATCCGCCTGGATGGCGCGGCCGAACCCCGCGCCCTGGCGCAGCTCGATCACCTGCGGGTCGCCCATGCCGGGCAGGTGGTGCCGTGCCTCCGTGACGTCCGCGGCCGCGCGCAGCGTCGCCGCGGCGAGCGCGTCGTCGTCCATGTCCGCCAGCCGGTCGTGCGCAGCGAGCGCCTGCGCGAGGTGATCGCCGAGCCCGCCCTCCGAGGGAATCGGGTGCGTCACGCGCTCGTAGCGGGCAAGAGCAGGCGCGCCGGTCGCGCGGCGCAGCAGCACGTAGCCGAAGCCGATCGCCGTGACGCCGCGCGCGGAGAAGTCGTCGAGCCACGCGGCCAGCAGCTCGTCGTGACGCGGCGTGCCGGGCGTCGTGCCGCCGTCGCGGATCCACATCTCGGCGTACTGGATCGGATCCAGCTGCTCGCGCTCGACCACCCACGCCTCGAGCGGCACGGGGGAGGAGGCCACCCACGCGCGCACGCGCTCCAGTCCGTCGACGCCGTCGCGGGTCTCCCAGTTGCCGAGCAGCTGCGCGGTCCCGCCGGGGCGCTCGGGCCCGCCCTCCCGCAGATGCGCACCGACGCCGCGCACGACCTGCTCCACGAGCGCGTCGCCCACCAGCCCCCGTCGCGATACTCGTAACCGGGCACGCCGGCCGCACGCGGCGTGATGACGAACGGCGGATTGGTCACGATCCTGTCGAACGTCTCTCCCGCCACGGGCTCGAACAGGCTGCCCAGACGCGTCTCGATGCCCTCGTCGTGGTTGAGCAGCGCGTTCAGCCGCGTGAACGCCAGCGCCCGCTCGGACAGGTCGGTCGCCACCACAGACGCGGCGTACCGCCGCGCCCGCAGCGCCTGGATGCCGCATCCCGTGCCGAGATCCAGCACGCGCTCCGCGGGTGTCGGCAGCTGCAGCGCCGCGAGCGTGAGGGAGGCGCCGCCCACCCCGAGCACGTGGTCCTCGGCCAGCGCGCCCCCTCCCATGGCGATCTCGTCGAGGTCGCTCGCCAGCCACCACTCGCCGGCTCCCTCGCTGTCGAGGTACGACTGGGGCCGGATGATGGCGCGGGGCACGACGGGATCGGCGCGCTCGGCGAGCCCGAGCGCGTGCAGCCCGTCGGCGCCGAGCGTCGGCAGCGCGGCGTCGACCGTCGCCCGCGGCTGCGGCATGCCGAGCACGAGCAGGCGGCCGAGCGTGGCGAGCGCATCCTGTCGGTCCCCGAGACCGCGCAGCGCCGGGACGCGCAGGCCGCGGCCGATCGCATCGTCCGCCTCGACGCCCCAGGCGGCGCGCAGGGCTTCGGATCGGAAGCGCGCCGCGCGCAGATCGGTCGCGAGGGCGGCGCAGAGCTCGGCGTCGGGGTGCGGTGTCACGCTCCCATTCAACCCCGCGCATCCGGCTGTCGCCGGGTTCAGGACGGCAGGACGGCGCCCGTCCGCTGTGCGAACAGCCTTCCAGCGAACTCTTAACCATCGGATCTGGCACTCTCACCGCCAGAGTGCTAATTCATATAGCGAGTCCTCACGACTCAGGTCTGAAGCGCCACGAACAGACAAGAGGAGGAGATCACGATGGCGATGTTCTTCGACCCGTTCCGCGAGTTCGACCGCATGGCCGAGCAGCTGTTCGACCGTCAGGGTCCGCGGCTGATGCCGATGGACCTCTACCGCGAGGGCGACCACTACGTCCTGAGCGCCGACCTCCCGGGGATCGACCCGGGCAGCGTCGACATCGACGTGGACGGCCAGCTGCTGACAATCCGCGCGGAGCGCACGGCGCGCAGCGCCGAGGGAGTGAAGTGGATCACGCGCGAGCGCACGACGGGATCGTTCCTGCGCCAGCTCAATCTGGGGCAGGGCATCGACACGGCCGGCATCTCGGCGACGTACGACAACGGCGTGCTGAGCGTGCTCATCCCGATCACCGAGAAGGCGAAGCCCCGCAAGGTGGAGGTCCAGCGCTCGGTGACCGGCGCGCAGGACGTCACGCCCGAGCTGACGAGCTGACGCCCGTGCCGCGCTGAGCCGATCCACGGGGGATCCGGATCCGTCCGGGTCCCCCTTCTCATGCCCGCCGTCCGCATGACGCAGGATCGGCACGTCCGACACGCCGGGACACGCCGGCGCCTCGGCGTGTCGGCGCCATCGGCTCCTGCGTTGTGCGGATGACGGAGCACGCGAAGGCGGACCCGGTGGGTCAGCTGTCGCGCCGCGCGCCCTCCGACGGCACGACGGCGAAGACGTGCGGCGCCGTGTAGCCGCGGTCGGCGAACGCCCGCGCGGCGGCGTCCGCCACCGCGTCGGCAGCGCTCGCCTCGACGAGCGCGATGGCGGAGCCGCCGAAGCCGCCGCCCGTCATGCGCGCGCCGATCGCGCCGGCCCCGAGCGCGGCCTCGACGGCCGTGTCGAGTTCGGGGACCGAGATCTCGAAGTCGTCGCGCATCGACGCGTGCGACGCCACGAGCAGCTCGCCGATCGCGCGCGGTCCGGACGCGCCGAGCGCCCCCACGGTGTCGAGCACGCGCTGATTCTCGGTGACGATGTGCCGCACCCGGCGGAACGTGACCTCGTCCAGGAGGTCGCGAGCGCGGTCGAGGTCCGCTGCCCCGACGTCGCGCAGCGACGGCACGCCCAGCGCCGCGGCGCCGCGCTCGCACGCGGCCCGACGGTCGCGATAGCCGCCGCTGGCATGCGCGTGCTCGACCTTGGTGTCGATCGCGAGCAGCACGAGGCCCTCGCGCTCCAGGCCGAGATCGACCGAGCGGGTCTCGAGGCTCCGGCAGTCGAGGAACGTCGCGGCATCCGCCCGGCCCATGATCGACGAGACCTGATCCATGATCCCGGTCGGGGCGCCGACGGCCTCGTTCTCCGCGCGGCGACCGGCCTTCGCCAGGTCCAGCGGTGCGAGGTCGAGCCGCCACAGGTCGTTCAGCGCGGCCGCGACGGAGCCCTCGATGGCCGCCGAGGAGGACAGTCCCGCGCCGACCGGCACGTCGGAGGCGATCGCGATGTCGACGCCCGGCACGTCCGTTCCCGCGCGGCCGGCCGCGGCGAGCGCGGCCCACGCCACGCCGAGCGGGTATGCCGCCCACTCGGGCACCGTGCCTGCCGCGACCGCGGCGCCCGCGGATCCGCCGAAGGCGTCCGCGAGCGCGGGGACCGGCAGCTCGACGGCACCGGGCGCGAACGTCGACGCGACGCGCAGCACGCCGTCCCGACGGAGGCGCGCGGCCGCGTACGTGCGGTACTGGATCGCGAAGGGGAGGACGAAGCCCTCGTTGTAGTCCGTGTGCTCGCCGATGAGGTTCGCCCGGCCCGCGGACGACCAGACCCCTTCCGGCTCCCCGCCGACGAGCTCGGTGAAGAGGTGCGCGGCATCCTGCAGCGCGGTCTGCGACGCGGTCACTCGACGTCCTCCGTGATGGTTGCGAGGGCCTCACGCAGTCGATCGGCGCTCTGCTCGGGCGGGATGTCGCCGATCCAGGCGCCCATGGCGGCCTCCGATCCGGCGAGGAACTTGAGCTTGTCGGCCCCGCGGCGCGGCGACGTCAGCTGCAGGTGCAGCCGCGCGCTGTCGCGCCCGAGGTCGACCGGTGCCTGATGCCAGGCCGCGATGTACGGCGTCGGCGTCCCGTAGAGCGCGTCGACGCCGCGCAGCAGCCGCAGGTACAGCGGGGCGAGCTCGTCGCGCTCGGCGTCGCTCAGCGCCGCGAAGTCGGCGACGTGGCGTCGGGGTGCCATGTGCACCTCGATGGGCCAGCGCGCCGCGAACGGCACGTACGCGATCCAGTGCTCGCCCTCCAGCAGCACGCGGGGCCCTGCGGCCTCGAACTCGATGATGCGCGAGAACAGGTCGGCGCCCTCGCGTTCGATCGCGGCGAGCAGCAGGCTGGTGCGCGGCGTGACGTACGGGTACGCGTAGATCTGGCCGTGCGGGTGCTGCAGCGTCACGCCGATCTCGGCACCGCGGTTCTC
The Microbacterium sp. JZ31 genome window above contains:
- a CDS encoding CCA tRNA nucleotidyltransferase; its protein translation is MLNMADGVARLGDLAASPVVSALARAFADAGHDLAIVGGPVRDALLGRATHDLDFTTDARPDDILRIITPISSAQWDIGRAFGTIGARVRGEQVEITTYRADSYDGVTRKPAVEFGDTLEADLVRRDFTVNAMALRVPEVKLIDPTGGVEDLVAGVLRTPIDPRISFGDDPLRMLRAARFASQLNFEVEHGTLSAIEALRQTLSIVSPERIQGELTRLLATDDPVSGIRVLVETELIEEFLPEVSALRLEVDEHHHHKDVYEHSLTVLRQAIDHEHERFPGKDPDVPLRLAALLHDIGKPRTRKLEKGGVVTFHHHDIVGARMARKRLQALRFDGDTIDAVTTLIELHLRFFGYAEGAWTDSAVRRYVRDAGAQLERLHILTRADVTTRNRRKAQRLATAYDDIEARIVTLREQEELDAIRPELDGNRIQEVLGITPGPQVGKAYRFLLDLRLDEGVLGADEAERRLREWWAAQG
- a CDS encoding EamA family transporter — encoded protein: MTAILLALASAAAYGVSDFFGGLFSKRHSAWTIAFWGQLGALLTAGLLALWVGGRPQPPDFLWAGVAGVGSALGTAFLYRGLAGGRMSVVAPISAVVSAAVPIVVGVATGERPAALTWVGIAVGLVAIWLVARAPDPAGGTREGAAASVRDGVIAGAGFGAYFAAIGQVREEAGLWPNAASMVVAALVLLGVLLAVRAPLRLPPRRAGLALLPGVLGAVALTLFLLASQAGLLTVVAVIASLYPAATVILAAAVLHERIHRGQAVGLAACAAAVALVAVG
- a CDS encoding Hsp20/alpha crystallin family protein, with product MAMFFDPFREFDRMAEQLFDRQGPRLMPMDLYREGDHYVLSADLPGIDPGSVDIDVDGQLLTIRAERTARSAEGVKWITRERTTGSFLRQLNLGQGIDTAGISATYDNGVLSVLIPITEKAKPRKVEVQRSVTGAQDVTPELTS
- the galK gene encoding galactokinase — encoded protein: MTASQTALQDAAHLFTELVGGEPEGVWSSAGRANLIGEHTDYNEGFVLPFAIQYRTYAAARLRRDGVLRVASTFAPGAVELPVPALADAFGGSAGAAVAAGTVPEWAAYPLGVAWAALAAAGRAGTDVPGVDIAIASDVPVGAGLSSSAAIEGSVAAALNDLWRLDLAPLDLAKAGRRAENEAVGAPTGIMDQVSSIMGRADAATFLDCRSLETRSVDLGLEREGLVLLAIDTKVEHAHASGGYRDRRAACERGAAALGVPSLRDVGAADLDRARDLLDEVTFRRVRHIVTENQRVLDTVGALGASGPRAIGELLVASHASMRDDFEISVPELDTAVEAALGAGAIGARMTGGGFGGSAIALVEASAADAVADAAARAFADRGYTAPHVFAVVPSEGARRDS